In Cydia fagiglandana chromosome 9, ilCydFagi1.1, whole genome shotgun sequence, a single window of DNA contains:
- the LOC134667663 gene encoding uncharacterized protein LOC134667663 gives MGSHPEHVEPSIKSKFTVLFEKINEPNYVMDSYYSDNLINKLIETRKDNNYICVLSHLLGEPIQNLNRYHISVQVFLIRSLGFVCSKELFFAKLIHHINDTLRKGYTNLGSPTMNPSLSVAYLEVALSLVEHYTSLYWLLDSGMWKEILRANESKTVFVTRQKYKFVSRLVWRLNGLEDEANLKQVLTFILKPLIETEIVITESITTDEEELSAKQFEPMLHMLNSIMNDYKELSRSSLVINMLLTHFKVVNQMYVLLDRYRKDSLTSPSAKLIFRLILAKIFNTKPMTDNSTHTAEDFIETSAAYFNTVNVFLQRRNPMAVLDYCYSCNEIWNATWDKKIPRINTLNGKKVDLQNKMLFLCLVPAISYITRYMPDNAFQMAGNIQDYMMKLINASCEHTAKTAWALSRLILELDTETIVLQSVKRLASLNNSMNNEQANLMFQGLFYVLKQFDPMSEGHHKKCPEAMFQEDQENLFLYTYALEAVLLLVKNYDINWQESLEIICLYNVVFNILQKTNLSSKGGATVMHEKTIGDTSKGLVVLRMDKKTDHLEMENFVPHTNYKIKRSGGFKDNSGILKNNYSEVTMGNRSKSVESVIKMKFKSLFEKINEPNYVIDNFYSDNLINKLLENKPELNVTCSVRILLEEPVRNLERYHVSVRVFLVRLLALVVREELCFAKVIHNINDPLAKAYQTLESPTMTPSLRVAYLEVALAIIEHNTGFYWLLESGMWKEILSINDQSNTVFVTRQKYKFVSKLVWRLNALEDDDNVRQVLNFILKPLVETDIEVTESMKPDEEEEASKWLEPMLLMLVSITNEYSELTKSSLVINALLNHFKLANHLCVLLDRFRKNSLTSLLANLIFRIYLAKTLHNKPLADDTVYRSEDFVETTASYFNTIHYFTIRRKAMMVLDFCYSCNEYWNGLWRDRKPLTIIMDGKKENLQNKALFMCLVPPICYVTRRWPKAVRYGEGCIQDYIMKLINASCEHTAKAGTLLSDLVLESDVEAIALKTVKRLSSLNNSMNNEQANLIFQGLFYVIKHLDPDPEHFEYRLPSSDAKLQEDQENMFVYSYVIEAILNLIKEFHINWHESLEVICLYTVVFRIMSRPNLPCKFIVTALNVITVTVCKFLPPNLSLLMESKPGSAMHDLGRLIYMKMHDLHWEVRDSALELLLVVTEISYVKFPPFQKQIIENELIVVATAVALNDHEFYVRASALRCLGSACKVSTVWEQLKTKHPDIQVPTIEIVVATAVALNDHEFYVRASALRCLGSACKVSTVWEQLKTKHPDIQIEIVLATAVALNDHEFYVRASALRCLGSACKVSTVWEQLKTKHPDIQDSLLNILCNNQEGIVRKEACNVLCEMYLNLKLCPEFKQALYEQMVSSAVSDFHWEVQLAALKFWKIVIHNNLCEQGMLDGTFPPVTFSKESRKIVTLNKAEIQRRLLKILDELSAKGCLTVLSKLLHEDTEVEIMDANLAIALNLLDILKRYEVPECVKRVEGEPRTMQEYYTETKEDAMDQEDVIIKTEDAQSDNVIEGIINADDMNLLAHIYERHMKLQNDKPELQPKPMIKLLRYVKPYLFVNHLMSKDFKAVIEYKKQWRNGIRSVESLLDDVLGIYEVGNDVNNLDCY, from the exons ATGGGAAGCCATCCAGAACACGTGGAACCTtcaatcaaatccaaatttacAGTACTATTTGAGAAAATAAATGAACCGAACTATGTTATGGATAGCTACTACTCTGATAACTTGATCAATAAGTTAATTGAAACCAGAAAGG ATAACAACTATATTTGTGTACTATCACATCTATTGGGTGAACCAATACAGAATTTGAATAGATATCATATATCAGTGCAAGTTTTCCTCATCAGATCCCTGGGCTTTGTATGTAGCAAAGAACTGTTCTTTGCCAAATTAATACATCACATCAATGATACGCTAAGGAAAGGATACACTAATCTTGGGTCCCCTACTATGAACCCGAGCCTCAGCGTTGCATATCTAGAAGTTGCCTTGTCCCTGGTAGAGCACTACACCAGCCTATACTGGCTGCTAGACAGTGGCATGTGGAAAGAAATCCTTCGTGCCAACGAGTCCAAAACAGTATTTGTGACAAGGCAGAAATATAAGTTTGTATCCAGACTCGTTTGGAGATTAAATGGATTGGAAGATGAAGCTAATTTAAAACAAGTGCTGACTTTTATACTGAAACCACTGATTGAGACAGAAATTGTGATAACAGAGTCAATAACTACAGACGAGGAGGAGTTATCCGCCAAGCAGTTTGAACCAATGCTTCACATGCTCAACTCTATCATGAATGATTACAAGGAGCTGTCCAGATCATCTCTTGTCATTAACATGCTCCTGACACACTTCAAAGTGGTCAATCAAATGTATGTATTGCTAGACAGATACCGCAAAGATAGTTTGACTTCACCGAGTGCTAAATTAATCTTTCGTTTGATCCTGGCTAAAATTTTCAACACCAAACCAATGACCGACAACTCTACACACACTGCTGAAGATTTTATCGAAACTAGCGCGGCCTATTTCAATACTGTAAATGTGTTCCTACAAAGACGGAATCCTATGGCAGTTTTAGACTATTGCTATTCTTGCAATGAAATTTGGAATGCAACATGGGACAAGAAAATACCAAGAATAAACACATTAAATGGCAAAAAGGTGGATTTGCAGAACAAAATGTTGTTCTTATGTCTCGTGCCAGCTATTTCctatataacaagatatatgCCGGATAATGCTTTTCAAATGGCTGGTAACATTCAGGACTATATGATGAAGCTTATTAATGCAAGTTGCGAGCACACGGCCAAGACCGCTTGGGCTCTGTCACGTCTTATCTTGGAGCTGGACACAGAAACCATCGTCCTGCAGAGCGTTAAAAGGCTGGCCAGCTTGAACAACTCTATGAACAACGAACAGGCTAACTTAATGTTCCAAGGTCTATTCTACGTACTCAAGCAGTTCGACCCCATGTCGGAAGGCCATCACAAGAAGTGTCCGGAAGCCATGTTCCAGGAAGACCAGGAGAACCTTTTCCTGTACACATATGCCCTAGAAGCTGTCTTGCTTCTGGTGAAGAACTATGATATCAACTGGCAGGAGAGCTTGGAAATTATTTGTTTGTACAATGTGGTCTTCAATATACTGCAGAAAACAAATTTATCCAGTAAG GGCGGCGCCACAGTCATGCATGAAAAGACGATCGGAGACACGTCCAAGGGCTTGGTAGTTCTGCGTATGGATAAAAAAACGGACCAtttggaaatggaaaatttcgTTCCTCATACAAACTACAAAATTAAGAGAAG TGGTGGATTCAAAGATAATTCAGGAattcttaaaaataattacagtGAAGTGACCATGGGCAATCGATCAAAATCTGTCGAAAGTGTAATTAAAATGAAGTTTAAATCATTATTCGAAAAAATAAATGAACCTAATTATGTGATAGATAACTTCTACTccgataatttaattaataaactgTTGGAGAATAAGCCAG AACTCAATGTTACTTGTAGTGTAAGAATCCTACTCGAGGAACCCGTACGTAACCTGGAACGGTACCATGTCTCGGTGCGGGTGTTCCTCGTCAGACTTCTGGCTTTGGTCGTCAGGGAAGAACTATGTTTCGCGAAAGTTATACATAACATTAACGACCCCTTAGCCAAAGCTTATCAAACCCTTGAATCTCCCACAATGACCCCAAGTCTTCGTGTGGCCTACCTAGAAGTCGCACTTGCTATAATAGAGCACAATACCGGCTTCTATTGGCTCCTTGAGAGTGGCATGTGGAAAGAAATCCTTAGCATTAACGACCAGTCCAATACAGTATTCGTCACAAGACAGAAGTACAAGTTTGTGTCCAAACTTGTTTGGAGATTGAACGCCTTGGAAGACGACGATAACGTTAGGCAGGTGCTGAATTTTATCTTGAAACCCTTGGTGGAGACAGATATCGAGGTAACCGAGTCTATGAAACCTGACGAGGAGGAAGAAGCGTCCAAGTGGCTGGAACCGATGCTCCTCATGTTGGTGTCCATAACTAACGAGTACAGCGAGCTCACCAAGTCATCTCTGGTCATAAATGCACTGCTGAACCACTTCAAACTGGCCAACCACCTGTGTGTGCTTTTAGATAGATTCCGAAAAAACAGCCTTACCTCACTCCTAGCCAATCTAATTTTCCGCATATACCTCGCCAAAACTTTACACAACAAGCCATTAGCTGACGACACGGTATACCGAAGTGAAGATTTCGTGGAAACCACGGCATCGTATTTCAATACCATACATTACTTTACAATTAGGCGTAAGGCAATGATGGTCCTCGACTTTTGCTATTCGTGCAATGAATATTGGAATGGATTGTGGCGCGACAGGAAGCCGTTAACGATTATAATGGATGGTAAGAAGGAGAACTTGCAGAACAAGGCGTTGTTTATGTGCCTCGTGCCGCCGATCTGCTATGTGACCAGGCGTTGGCCGAAGGCGGTGCGTTACGGCGAGGGGTGTATCCAGGATTATATAATGAAGCTCATAAATGCGAGTTGCGAGCACACTGCTAAGGCAGGTACCTTACTATCCGATCTTGTCTTGGAGTCCGACGTAGAAGCAATAGCCCTGAAGACTGTCAAGCGACTGTCCAGTTTAAATAACTCCATGAACAATGAACAGGCTAATCTAATTTTCCAAGGGCTCTTTTACGTAATAAAACATTTGGACCCTGACCCGGAACACTTTGAATACCGCTTACCGTCTTCAGATGCCAAATTACAAGAAGACCAGGAAAACATGTTCGTATACTCGTATGTCATAGAAGCTATCCTAAATTTGATAAAAGAATTTCATATAAACTGGCACGAGAGCTTGGAAGTCATTTGTTTGTACACTGTCGTGTTTCGTATAATGTCGAGACCGAATTTACCCTGTAAG TTCATAGTAACGGCCCTAAACGTGATAACGGTGACAGTGTGCAAATTCCTGCCGCCCAACCTGTCACTGTTAATGGAGTCGAAGCCCGGCTCAGCCATGCACGACCTCGGGCGTCTCATCTACATGAAGATGCACGACTTGCACTGGGAGGTGCGAGATTCAGCGCTCGAGCTACTACTCGTGGTCACCGAGATCTCTTACGTCA AATTCCCGCCATTCCAAAAGCAGATAATCGAGAACGAACTAATCGTAGTAGCTACAGCAGTAGCGCTGAACGACCATGAGTTCTACGTGCGCGCGTCCGCGCTGCGCTGCCTCGGATCCGCCTGCAAGGTATCCACCGTGTGGGAGCAGCTCAAGACCAAACACCCTGATATACAGGTACCTACA ATAGAGATCGTAGTAGCTACAGCAGTAGCGCTGAACGACCATGAGTTCTACGTGCGCGCGTCCGCGCTGCGCTGCCTCGGGTCCGCCTGCAAGGTGTCCACCGTGTGGGAGCAGCTCAAGACCAAACACCCTGATATACAG ATAGAGATCGTATTAGCTACAGCAGTAGCGCTGAACGACCATGAGTTCTACGTGCGCGCGTCCGCGCTGCGCTGCCTCGGGTCCGCCTGCAAGGTGTCCACCGTGTGGGAGCAGCTCAAGACCAAACACCCTGATATACAG GATTCCCTGCTAAACATTCTATGCAACAACCAAGAAGGCATAGTGCGCAAGGAAGCATGCAACGTCCTCTGCGAGATGTACCTCAACCTGAAGCTGTGCCCCGAGTTCAAGCAGGCCCTCTACGAGCAGATGGTCTCCTCCGCCGTCAGCGACTTCCACTGGGAGGTGCAGCTCGCCGCCCTCAAGTTCTGGAAGATCGTCATCCACAACAACCTCTGCGAGCAGGGCATGCTCGACGGCACCTTCCCACCCGTCACCTTCTCCAAAGAATCCAGAAAAATCGTCACCCTCAACAAGGCAGAAATACAGAGGAGACTCTTGAAAATCTTAGACGAACTCTCCGCGAAAGGCTGCCTAACTGTCTTATCCAAACTATTACACGAGGACACAGAAGTCGAAATTATGGACGCGAATTTAGCTATCGCTCTGAACCTTCTGGATATTCTAAAGCGGTACGAGGTACCCGAGTGTGTGAAGCGCGTCGAAGGCGAACCGCGGACCATGCAGGAGTATTATACGGAGACCAAAGAAGATGCAATGGACCAGGAAGACGTTATCATCAAAACGGAGGATGCTCAGTCGGATAACGTTATCGAGGGCATTATAAACGCTGATGACATGAACCTGCTCGCGCACATATATGAACGACATATGAAATTGCAAAATGACAAACCTGAACTACAACCCAAACCGATGATCAAGTTATTACGGTATGTGAAGCCTTATTTGTTTGTGAATCATTTGATGAGCAAAGACTTCAAGGCGGTTATAGAGTACAAGAAACAGTGGAGGAATGGGATACGCAGCGTGGAGTCGCTGTTGGACGACGTGTTAGGCATTTACGAGGTTGGCAACGATGTAAATAATTTGGATTGCTATTGA